CAACGGCATCGAGATCACACCGCCCCAGAACTTGGGCGCGACGACGCGGGCGATCGGGTTGACCGCCATCATCTCCATCGCCGCCAGCTGCTCGGTCGCCTTCATCAGGCCGATCTCGGCGGTGATGGCCGATCCAGCACGACTGGCGAACAGCAACGCACCGACCACGGGCCCCAACTCGCGCACCAGCGACAACGCGACAAGGATACCCAGCGACGACGAGGCGCCGAAGCGCACCAGCGTGTCGTAGCCCTGCAACGCCAGCACCATGCCGACGAACAGGCCGGACACGGCAATGATCAGCACCGACAGCACACCGGCGAACCAGATCTCGCGCATGGTCAGCGAGAAACGCAGCCAGGAGGTCGGCGAATGCCGCAGCACCGCGACGAAGAAGCGGCAGGCAAAACCGAACTTGATGATGGCATCGGTCAGTGGCGCACCGATACGCAGGAACAACCGGACCACGGGATTAGCCACGCGCCACCCCCAGCTCCGCGGCATAGTCGGCGGCGGGCTTGTGGAAGGCCACCGGGCCATCCTTATGCCCGTGGATGAACTGGCGCACGAACGGATCCTCGGATGCCTTGACCGCTTCCGGTGTGCCCTCGGCGATCACCCGGCCACCAGCCAGGAAATACACGTAGTCGACAATGGCCAACGATTCGGCCACATCGTGCGTCACCACGACCGAAGCAGCGCCCAGCGCATCATTCAGCTCGCGGATCAGGCCACCGATGGTGGTGAGTGAGATCGGATCGAGCCCGGTGAACGGTTCGTCGTACAACATCACCTGTGGATCAAGCGCGATGGCACGCGCCAGCGCCACCCGCCGCGCCATGCCGCCGGAGAGCTCATTCGGCATCAGTTGCGCCGCGCCGCGCAGGCCGACCGCCTGCAGCTTCATCAGCACCAGATCGCGTATCAACGATTCGGGCAACCGAGTGCGTTCGCGCAAGGGAAAAGCAACGTTGTCGAACACCGAGAGATCGGTAAACAGCGCGCCGAACTGGAACAGCATGCCGAGCTTCTTGCGCCGCTCATAGAGCGCGGACTCGGACAGCCCAGCCATGTCCTCGCCATCGACCTGCACGCTGCCCCCCTCGGCGCGCAGCTGCCCACCGATCAGGCGCAGCAGCGTGGTCTTGCCCGAACCGGAACCGCCCATGATGGCGACCACCTGCCCACGCGCCACGGTCAGTGACACGTCGTTCAGTACGGGAGAGCCGTTGTAAGCAAAGCTCACCCGGTCGAAACGGACGAGGGCATCAGGCATGAAATTAGACTGGAGAGTACAAACGCGCATTTTAACGATCGTCTCCCGACAAGGCCAGTGCAATGCAACACAAACCCACTTGAGCAAAATCGACCGTCAGTCGCCTCGTTGTTAGGTTGTCAGCAAGTGACAACTATACCGAACCTTGATAATGCCAAAAGCAT
This region of Chitinolyticbacter meiyuanensis genomic DNA includes:
- the mlaE gene encoding lipid asymmetry maintenance ABC transporter permease subunit MlaE produces the protein MANPVVRLFLRIGAPLTDAIIKFGFACRFFVAVLRHSPTSWLRFSLTMREIWFAGVLSVLIIAVSGLFVGMVLALQGYDTLVRFGASSSLGILVALSLVRELGPVVGALLFASRAGSAITAEIGLMKATEQLAAMEMMAVNPIARVVAPKFWGGVISMPLLAAMFSAMGIFGGYLIGVQLLGLDAGSFWSQMQSQVDFGQDVMNGVIKSVFFGVAISLIAVFEGFDAPPTAEGVSHATTRTVVTSSLVILALDFVLTAFMFRGA
- a CDS encoding ABC transporter ATP-binding protein, which gives rise to MPDALVRFDRVSFAYNGSPVLNDVSLTVARGQVVAIMGGSGSGKTTLLRLIGGQLRAEGGSVQVDGEDMAGLSESALYERRKKLGMLFQFGALFTDLSVFDNVAFPLRERTRLPESLIRDLVLMKLQAVGLRGAAQLMPNELSGGMARRVALARAIALDPQVMLYDEPFTGLDPISLTTIGGLIRELNDALGAASVVVTHDVAESLAIVDYVYFLAGGRVIAEGTPEAVKASEDPFVRQFIHGHKDGPVAFHKPAADYAAELGVARG